A genomic segment from Candidatus Brocadia sinica JPN1 encodes:
- the cobS gene encoding adenosylcobinamide-GDP ribazoletransferase, with protein sequence MDNFLWALKFLTIIPVDREDRIKPQKVSYVIYWFPIVGLCIGVFLSVTYLPLFLFFPPLLADALIILVCISITGALHLDGLADTCDGIWGGWNKEKRLEIMRDSRIGSFGVIGLICLLGLKYLSLFSVSEIPVTKISPFSASIKYVSCFVSPVLVNKCVVLMVMPVVGRWAQVCAAGLSLYARSGSGTGSFITGGTTRKQVIFVSLFPVFLFWFFYNLSGFVIFAIIIIFTLSWIWYIKKRIGGMTGDTLGATNEISELVFLLSLFVCSGWNR encoded by the coding sequence ATGGACAATTTTTTATGGGCGCTCAAATTTCTGACAATCATTCCTGTTGACAGGGAAGATAGGATAAAACCACAAAAGGTCAGTTATGTAATATATTGGTTTCCCATTGTAGGTTTATGCATAGGCGTTTTTCTGTCTGTCACATATTTACCCCTCTTTCTTTTCTTTCCTCCCCTTCTTGCTGATGCCTTGATTATTCTTGTTTGCATATCTATAACCGGAGCATTGCACCTGGATGGCCTTGCTGATACCTGCGACGGCATCTGGGGTGGTTGGAATAAGGAAAAACGTCTGGAAATTATGAGGGATAGCCGTATAGGAAGCTTCGGCGTCATTGGGTTGATTTGCCTTCTTGGACTCAAATACCTCAGTTTATTCAGCGTTAGTGAAATCCCCGTGACAAAGATTTCACCGTTTAGTGCCAGCATAAAATACGTTTCCTGTTTTGTCTCGCCGGTTTTGGTAAATAAATGCGTTGTGCTGATGGTAATGCCAGTTGTGGGAAGATGGGCGCAGGTCTGCGCCGCAGGATTGTCTTTGTATGCCAGAAGTGGATCGGGTACAGGAAGTTTTATCACGGGAGGCACTACACGGAAACAGGTGATCTTTGTGTCACTTTTTCCAGTGTTCCTGTTTTGGTTTTTTTACAACCTGAGCGGGTTTGTGATATTTGCAATAATAATTATTTTCACCCTCAGCTGGATTTGGTATATTAAAAAAAGAATTGGGGGGATGACGGGGGATACCCTGGGTGCCACCAATGAGATTAGTGAGTTGGTGTTTTTATTGAGTCTTTTCGTTTGTAGCGGATGGAATAGATAG
- a CDS encoding F0F1 ATP synthase subunit gamma, protein MNLPSSLDIEKKTKALYTIEDIVGAMKAYAGVTIRRTEDLVQNIRAYENNLLFAMADIITHYPEISLKEQSKGKRILTAFGSSQGLCGSFNEKMVDVVSRIITSNDILFVIGKRLQLSLELRHITYGDCSDSVASINGIQSALKETVSKIMNIYSKEEYYNLTLIFPYIFEKKAEISVEQILPPDIRKVSALNPTKVPPFTYLEPNKIFEKILEEFLFISLYRCYIESLRSENWHRLRSMEGASETLKRQLLDLNSLQMYIRQEEITEEMLEILGSGMFYKK, encoded by the coding sequence TTGAACTTGCCTTCTTCTCTGGATATTGAAAAAAAGACAAAAGCCTTATATACCATAGAAGATATTGTTGGCGCTATGAAAGCATATGCGGGGGTCACAATAAGAAGGACGGAAGATCTTGTACAAAATATAAGGGCATATGAAAATAATCTTCTTTTTGCGATGGCCGATATTATAACGCATTACCCGGAAATATCATTAAAGGAACAAAGCAAAGGGAAAAGAATTCTTACAGCCTTCGGTTCCTCACAGGGGTTATGCGGTTCTTTTAATGAAAAAATGGTTGATGTTGTTTCCAGGATAATTACCAGCAACGATATCCTGTTCGTTATTGGGAAGAGACTACAATTGTCTCTGGAATTAAGACATATAACATATGGAGATTGCAGCGACTCAGTGGCAAGCATTAACGGAATACAGTCAGCTTTGAAAGAAACTGTTTCGAAAATAATGAATATATACAGTAAGGAAGAGTACTATAACCTTACTCTCATCTTTCCGTATATTTTTGAAAAAAAAGCCGAGATTTCTGTGGAACAAATCCTTCCCCCCGATATTCGTAAAGTGAGCGCTTTAAACCCAACCAAGGTTCCGCCTTTCACCTATCTTGAACCAAACAAAATTTTTGAAAAAATCCTGGAAGAATTTTTGTTTATCAGCCTTTATCGATGCTATATAGAGTCACTCAGGAGCGAGAATTGGCATCGGTTGAGAAGTATGGAAGGCGCATCTGAAACTCTTAAAAGGCAACTTTTGGACCTTAATTCTCTGCAGATGTATATCAGACAGGAAGAAATCACGGAAGAGATGCTTGAGATATTGGGAAGCGGGATGTTTTACAAAAAATAG
- a CDS encoding F0F1 ATP synthase subunit alpha, which yields MEKELTVFWEKVKETAKASRFSIGVTEEGKVLAVGDGIVHIAGLRDAKLYELIKFESGDEGIVFDLDVSSIGVVLLTERNGIRAGDKGYKTEQIASVNVSEELLGRVLDALGNPVDGGPKLEQTTSYPVEKEAPSLLQRDFITEPLYTGIKVIDSMLAIGKGQRELIIGDASTGKTSIAVDTVINQKNTKVISIFVVIGQKKSHVLKIIEEIKRYGDSSKTIFVIADASNSPGLQYIAPYSATAIAEYFLDKGKDVLIIYDDLTKHADAYRSLSLLLKRPPGREAYPGDIFFIHSRLLERSAKLNQKNGGGSITALPIVETQQGRISSYIPTNLISITDGQIYLDAFLFNKGIRPAVDVSKSVSRIGGKAQVEAMKTVAERLKIDYSRFIEVEVFTKFGAHLEEETAKLIRRGERLREILKQPQFHTFTLEDEVLSFIILESGILDTVAIALVEKVCREIINKTKSTFPEIISRMNREGLLEKKDLEIVKDFIAKERA from the coding sequence ATGGAAAAAGAATTAACGGTTTTTTGGGAAAAAGTAAAAGAAACAGCCAAAGCCAGCAGATTCTCCATCGGGGTGACTGAAGAGGGAAAAGTGCTGGCCGTAGGAGACGGCATTGTGCATATTGCTGGTCTAAGAGATGCAAAACTCTACGAACTTATAAAGTTTGAAAGTGGTGATGAGGGAATAGTATTTGATCTCGATGTCAGCAGCATTGGCGTTGTGCTTCTTACTGAGCGTAATGGAATAAGGGCCGGTGATAAAGGATATAAAACTGAACAAATTGCTTCAGTAAATGTAAGCGAAGAGCTTTTGGGGAGGGTATTGGATGCCCTCGGTAATCCTGTGGATGGTGGACCGAAACTAGAGCAAACGACATCTTATCCGGTAGAGAAAGAAGCCCCTTCTTTATTGCAAAGAGACTTTATTACTGAACCTCTTTATACCGGTATAAAGGTCATTGACTCTATGCTTGCCATAGGCAAAGGGCAAAGAGAATTAATTATTGGTGACGCTTCAACAGGTAAGACATCAATAGCAGTGGACACCGTTATCAATCAGAAAAACACTAAGGTAATCTCTATTTTTGTGGTCATAGGTCAGAAAAAGTCACACGTCTTAAAGATCATTGAAGAAATAAAGAGATACGGTGATTCCTCAAAGACCATATTTGTTATTGCCGATGCCTCAAATTCTCCCGGGCTTCAATATATTGCGCCTTACAGCGCTACAGCCATTGCCGAGTATTTCCTCGATAAAGGGAAGGATGTCTTAATCATTTATGACGACCTTACAAAACATGCTGACGCGTATCGTTCATTAAGCCTTTTACTGAAAAGGCCTCCGGGTAGAGAGGCATATCCCGGTGATATATTTTTTATACACTCAAGACTTCTCGAACGATCTGCAAAACTCAATCAAAAGAACGGCGGGGGTTCCATCACTGCCCTTCCGATAGTGGAAACACAGCAGGGCAGGATATCATCCTATATTCCTACAAATCTCATCTCGATAACGGATGGTCAAATATATCTTGATGCCTTCCTGTTCAACAAAGGTATCCGGCCCGCAGTGGACGTTAGCAAATCCGTGTCAAGGATAGGGGGAAAGGCTCAGGTAGAAGCAATGAAAACCGTGGCTGAAAGACTGAAAATAGATTATTCAAGATTCATTGAAGTGGAAGTATTTACCAAATTTGGGGCGCATTTAGAAGAAGAAACCGCAAAACTCATCAGACGCGGCGAACGGTTAAGGGAAATTCTGAAACAGCCGCAGTTTCACACCTTCACTCTTGAAGATGAAGTATTAAGCTTTATAATTTTAGAATCAGGCATACTTGATACTGTTGCAATTGCCTTGGTAGAAAAAGTTTGCAGGGAAATAATCAATAAGACAAAATCCACCTTTCCGGAAATTATAAGCCGCATGAACCGTGAGGGTTTGCTTGAAAAAAAGGACTTGGAGATAGTAAAGGATTTCATTGCAAAGGAAAGGGCTTGA
- the atpF gene encoding F0F1 ATP synthase subunit B, translated as MKFNIWTLLFQIINFVVLLFILKRILYKPIREIIERRRGLIARTVEDAEKTKKEAQALKEKCEEELKKVKELQSQMLERTREEALKDRNKLLGEAGKDAAKIIEKERALFDAEKKRAEAELKNKTLEIASVFVSNLLEDISDEELHKAIFRKLARENGKIISDISKIKEKGETLPIDLVSAYPLKTDEVKMFQETVESQLAKKVSINTTVDKTLIAGIRIKACDMIYDCSLAGQVNALASRLKETT; from the coding sequence ATGAAATTCAATATCTGGACACTGCTATTTCAGATAATAAACTTTGTTGTTCTGTTGTTTATTCTGAAAAGGATATTATATAAACCTATACGGGAAATTATTGAAAGGCGGAGAGGGCTTATAGCAAGAACCGTCGAGGATGCAGAAAAGACAAAAAAAGAGGCGCAAGCGCTTAAGGAAAAATGCGAGGAAGAGTTGAAAAAGGTAAAGGAACTTCAAAGCCAGATGCTCGAACGGACGAGGGAGGAAGCTCTTAAAGACAGAAATAAGTTACTGGGTGAGGCCGGGAAAGACGCGGCGAAAATAATCGAAAAAGAAAGGGCCTTGTTTGATGCAGAAAAAAAGAGGGCAGAGGCAGAGTTAAAAAATAAAACGCTTGAGATTGCCTCCGTCTTTGTCTCAAACCTTTTAGAAGACATTTCAGATGAAGAGCTTCATAAGGCCATATTCAGGAAGCTCGCGAGAGAAAATGGGAAAATTATTTCTGATATCTCGAAAATAAAGGAGAAAGGCGAAACATTACCTATAGACCTTGTAAGCGCATATCCATTAAAAACGGATGAAGTAAAAATGTTTCAGGAAACTGTAGAATCACAGCTTGCAAAAAAAGTGAGCATCAATACGACCGTTGACAAGACTCTTATCGCGGGGATAAGGATAAAGGCCTGCGATATGATTTACGACTGTTCGCTGGCAGGCCAGGTAAATGCACTCGCTTCCAGGCTGAAAGAAACCACATAA
- the atpE gene encoding ATP synthase F0 subunit C, with amino-acid sequence MDAKTVVISVSIIAAALAMAIGGYGPARALGKALTEALDAIARQPEASDKIMRALFVGMALIESIAIYAFVIALIILFANPLIGYILK; translated from the coding sequence ATGGATGCTAAAACCGTAGTTATTTCTGTTTCTATAATAGCTGCCGCCCTTGCCATGGCTATTGGCGGATATGGTCCTGCAAGGGCATTGGGAAAGGCGCTTACGGAGGCGCTTGACGCTATAGCAAGGCAACCCGAGGCCTCTGATAAGATTATGAGGGCCCTTTTTGTTGGAATGGCGTTGATAGAGTCAATTGCCATATATGCATTTGTTATTGCATTGATTATCCTTTTTGCAAATCCTCTTATTGGGTATATCTTAAAATGA
- the atpB gene encoding F0F1 ATP synthase subunit A, translating into MKIFNIFPETIFSIGPVQVTDTVITTWFVMTAIITICYLATRKLSIKPSFFQEILEAIFEAIEKTIKDILPLNPWLVVPVLGTLWILIGFSNLAGLIPGLKTPTADLNTTFAFALISFSMTHVIGITTQGLKGYLLHYKEPTWILLPFHLIAEITRTVALAIRLFGNMLSGDMIAIILLGIVGLLVPIPFSLLHIIIGLIQAYIFGVLTLVFIAGGMRTKS; encoded by the coding sequence ATGAAAATATTTAATATTTTTCCGGAAACTATTTTTTCAATCGGCCCTGTTCAGGTTACAGATACTGTTATTACCACATGGTTTGTTATGACGGCTATAATAACAATTTGCTATCTTGCGACAAGAAAACTCTCCATAAAGCCGTCTTTTTTCCAGGAGATTTTAGAAGCTATCTTTGAGGCTATCGAAAAAACGATAAAGGACATCCTCCCGTTAAATCCCTGGCTGGTTGTGCCGGTGCTGGGAACCCTATGGATCCTTATCGGTTTCTCCAATCTTGCCGGTTTAATACCGGGATTGAAAACCCCTACCGCTGACCTCAATACAACCTTTGCATTTGCGTTAATCTCTTTTTCAATGACCCACGTCATTGGTATAACAACACAAGGGCTGAAAGGATATCTCCTCCACTATAAAGAACCAACATGGATATTACTTCCCTTCCACCTTATAGCAGAGATCACAAGAACAGTCGCACTTGCCATTAGGCTCTTTGGGAATATGTTAAGCGGTGATATGATTGCCATAATACTTCTCGGCATAGTCGGATTGCTGGTGCCGATCCCGTTTAGTTTGTTACATATTATCATCGGTCTTATACAGGCGTATATATTTGGTGTTTTAACCTTGGTATTTATAGCAGGTGGCATGAGAACGAAATCATGA